A portion of the Paenibacillus sp. PvR098 genome contains these proteins:
- a CDS encoding hydantoinase B/oxoprolinase family protein produces the protein MANAKPLIFDESIYQSPLYKPFRQQEWPRSEEEWARIERFKAQVDPITLDVVEGGLEAAVDEGEAAVELAGRSTIIREQHDYRASICTVDCNNVTSVSWGASADPIRAHFPLDEIHEGDVFLYNDPYDSHGTITHLPDYCVCVPIFHSGRLMAFALIFGHTEDVGGRSVGSWPTTSTSIFEEGIQVPPVKLYNQGKLQDDIYKIVLRNTRFPDTMRGDLDAFIGACRLIERQVKQLCDRLGADVVEAAMYKLMDRCAEAVRDVILPMFPNGEFIGEDFLDNDGINLEDPVKLMVTLRKDPEKIILDWTGTNPQTEGPLNSPNDGRFLSKWVGSFLAGFAPGTVINEGVTRVFRCELPPGTVLTSEYPAPVINRMQCWFRGFGVYGAALAQAFGGNVSADMHCVQVYGVYGYDEEGKPWLYREVFGGGSGARTYADGTDAVDMVNDAKNLPAEFIEQRYPVIVERVALNPDSGGCGKYRGGMGYVKDIRMLADGYYVTYVDRTAFGCYGVNGGGPGKPGGTWINPGTPNERLIQFCQEGIPVKAGDIIRVTTPGGGGWGDALERDVEAVRMDVLRQLVSIDSAERDYGVVVQKRIQGLTVDYVIDKEATQQKRRQIRRERAPMKLINRGQYAEEKREAGKITFNDVFLPPAGSAAQVPSGEDQLL, from the coding sequence ATGGCAAACGCCAAACCATTGATTTTCGATGAGTCCATTTACCAGTCGCCTTTGTATAAGCCGTTCCGGCAGCAGGAGTGGCCCCGTTCAGAGGAAGAATGGGCGCGCATTGAACGCTTCAAGGCGCAGGTAGATCCTATTACTTTGGATGTCGTAGAGGGAGGTTTAGAGGCAGCGGTAGACGAGGGTGAAGCAGCTGTAGAGCTTGCAGGGCGCTCGACCATCATTCGTGAGCAGCACGATTACCGGGCTTCTATATGTACCGTTGATTGCAACAACGTAACGTCCGTTTCCTGGGGCGCCAGTGCGGATCCTATACGCGCTCATTTTCCTCTGGATGAGATCCATGAGGGGGACGTTTTTCTCTATAATGACCCTTACGACTCCCATGGTACCATCACGCATCTGCCCGACTATTGTGTGTGCGTTCCCATATTTCACAGCGGTCGTCTCATGGCTTTCGCCTTGATCTTTGGTCATACCGAGGACGTTGGCGGTCGGTCGGTAGGCAGTTGGCCAACCACTTCCACCAGTATTTTTGAAGAGGGGATTCAGGTCCCGCCGGTCAAATTGTACAACCAAGGCAAGTTACAGGATGACATTTATAAGATTGTTCTTCGCAATACCCGCTTCCCGGATACGATGCGCGGAGATTTGGATGCTTTTATCGGCGCCTGCCGTCTTATTGAGCGTCAAGTGAAGCAGCTTTGCGACCGTCTCGGCGCTGATGTTGTCGAGGCGGCCATGTACAAATTGATGGATCGCTGCGCCGAAGCGGTACGCGACGTGATCCTGCCTATGTTTCCTAATGGGGAGTTCATTGGTGAGGATTTCCTCGATAACGATGGAATTAACCTGGAAGATCCGGTTAAGCTGATGGTTACTCTGCGTAAGGATCCCGAGAAAATCATTCTGGACTGGACCGGTACGAATCCGCAAACGGAGGGGCCCCTGAACTCGCCTAACGACGGCCGCTTTTTGTCCAAGTGGGTGGGTTCGTTCCTGGCCGGGTTTGCTCCGGGTACGGTGATCAACGAGGGGGTTACCCGGGTTTTCCGCTGCGAGCTGCCTCCTGGCACTGTGCTCACGTCGGAGTATCCGGCGCCTGTAATCAACCGTATGCAATGTTGGTTCCGGGGTTTCGGCGTTTATGGAGCCGCTCTTGCACAGGCATTTGGCGGAAACGTGTCGGCGGATATGCACTGCGTGCAGGTATACGGCGTTTACGGATACGACGAGGAAGGAAAGCCTTGGCTCTACCGTGAGGTTTTTGGCGGCGGTTCCGGTGCGCGTACTTATGCGGACGGAACTGACGCAGTGGACATGGTCAACGATGCGAAGAATCTTCCGGCGGAATTTATTGAACAGCGATATCCTGTTATTGTCGAGCGGGTTGCGCTCAATCCCGATTCAGGCGGCTGCGGCAAATATCGCGGAGGAATGGGCTACGTAAAGGACATCCGTATGCTGGCCGATGGATATTATGTCACCTATGTCGACCGGACGGCATTCGGTTGTTACGGTGTCAACGGAGGCGGTCCAGGCAAGCCAGGCGGGACGTGGATTAATCCCGGTACTCCCAACGAACGGCTGATTCAATTCTGCCAGGAGGGGATTCCGGTGAAAGCGGGCGATATTATCCGGGTGACAACCCCCGGCGGAGGAGGCTGGGGTGATGCGCTGGAGAGGGATGTGGAGGCTGTACGCATGGATGTGCTAAGGCAGCTGGTTTCAATCGATAGCGCCGAGCGTGACTATGGCGTGGTAGTTCAAAAGCGCATACAGGGGCTTACGGTTGACTATGTGATTGACAAGGAAGCCACTCAACAGAAAAGGCGGCAAATTCGTCGGGAGAGAGCTCCGATGAAGCTGATCAACCGCGGTCAATATGCTGAAGAGAAACGCGAAGCTGGCAAAATCACCTTCAATGATGTGTTTCTTCCCCCGGCAGGCAGTGCGGCGCAGGTACCCTCAGGTGAAGATCAGCTGTTATGA
- a CDS encoding aromatic-ring-hydroxylating dioxygenase subunit beta — MTIANGGQLLQEITEFLNKESELLDDRKFKEWFDLFTEDMSYQIPIRFTADRKQSSDFCSNAWVMNEDRGSMEVRLSRLDTDYAWAEIPASRTRHFVSNIRLYEGEKDDEVLVKENLLVYRSMFDDPTYDLLSGERQDTLRRVDTGWKIAKRVVYLDQTTISTHNLAIFL, encoded by the coding sequence ATGACAATTGCTAATGGCGGTCAACTTTTACAAGAGATTACGGAGTTTCTAAATAAGGAATCAGAGCTGCTAGACGATCGGAAATTCAAAGAGTGGTTTGATTTGTTTACCGAAGACATGTCCTACCAGATTCCCATCCGTTTTACTGCAGATCGTAAACAAAGCTCTGACTTCTGCAGCAATGCGTGGGTTATGAACGAGGATAGGGGTTCTATGGAAGTAAGATTATCCCGGTTAGATACGGATTACGCCTGGGCGGAAATTCCGGCATCGCGTACAAGGCATTTTGTTTCAAACATCCGGCTGTATGAAGGAGAAAAAGATGATGAAGTCTTAGTGAAAGAGAATTTGCTCGTCTATCGGAGCATGTTTGACGATCCCACGTACGATCTTCTATCCGGTGAGCGTCAGGATACGCTAAGGAGAGTGGACACCGGGTGGAAAATTGCAAAACGGGTGGTCTATTTGGATCAAACAACGATTTCTACACATAACTTGGCCATCTTTTTATAA
- a CDS encoding Rieske 2Fe-2S domain-containing protein produces the protein MPYLTKPSENTQKLLEEMTELLEAGLIPSRIFNDPEIHQLELERVFTSAWIFIAHESEIPGSGDYVLRYIGNDPYIVSRGADGKIHVLLNACRHRGAHVCRAEKGNSASFLCPYHGWNYKNTGDLIGIPAYNDGYKKLNRAEWGLLEAPHVDSIHGFIFASLDPDAPSLEEYLGGMKWYMDMIFGLHDGGWEVIGTPNRWIIEANWKTGAENFAGDNYHTLTTHKSLFDIGIYPVPPQANMSGYHIQAGNGHSLSLSIAPNMDDPGPKFWGLPKEVVEKFDKGKLSAEQYEIAMRSRNSMGNIFPNFSFIKVPITPDPKRIPPATFTRVWYWRPLGPDKIEEWTWILVPKNTSQEFKENSYRAGMTAFGPAGIFEQDDTTPWKGIVRSAGSVNFGQTGVHLNYQMGLEGMGVAKKVTDWPGPGNVYYPRYEERVALSLYRQWLHYMSSK, from the coding sequence ATGCCTTACCTAACAAAGCCTTCCGAAAATACACAAAAATTACTTGAGGAAATGACGGAGCTGCTGGAAGCGGGATTGATTCCTTCCCGAATCTTCAATGATCCGGAAATTCACCAACTAGAGCTGGAAAGGGTCTTTACCAGCGCATGGATTTTTATCGCTCATGAATCGGAAATTCCGGGTTCGGGGGATTATGTCCTTCGTTATATCGGGAACGACCCCTACATTGTTTCCCGCGGAGCCGATGGGAAGATACATGTCCTGTTAAATGCATGCCGTCATCGCGGGGCGCACGTTTGCCGCGCAGAGAAAGGAAATTCGGCTTCATTTCTGTGTCCTTATCATGGATGGAATTATAAGAATACCGGTGATTTGATCGGAATACCGGCTTACAACGATGGATATAAAAAATTAAACCGCGCAGAATGGGGACTGTTAGAAGCGCCTCATGTGGATTCCATTCATGGATTTATCTTTGCATCCTTGGACCCTGATGCCCCAAGTCTGGAGGAATATCTAGGCGGCATGAAATGGTACATGGATATGATTTTCGGTTTACACGACGGTGGTTGGGAAGTGATCGGCACACCGAATCGCTGGATTATAGAGGCGAACTGGAAAACAGGGGCCGAAAATTTCGCAGGGGATAATTATCATACATTGACTACGCATAAATCTCTCTTCGATATCGGGATCTACCCCGTACCTCCACAAGCTAATATGAGCGGTTATCACATTCAAGCAGGTAACGGCCACTCGTTAAGCCTTTCGATTGCCCCCAACATGGACGACCCGGGCCCCAAATTCTGGGGATTGCCGAAAGAGGTCGTCGAAAAATTTGATAAAGGAAAACTAAGCGCGGAACAATATGAGATTGCTATGCGCTCACGGAACAGCATGGGGAATATTTTCCCTAATTTCTCCTTTATTAAAGTGCCGATTACCCCTGATCCTAAACGGATTCCGCCGGCGACCTTCACACGTGTTTGGTATTGGAGACCGCTGGGTCCAGACAAAATAGAAGAGTGGACATGGATTTTGGTCCCGAAGAACACTTCTCAAGAGTTTAAGGAGAATTCTTATAGGGCCGGAATGACCGCCTTTGGTCCCGCAGGTATTTTTGAGCAGGATGACACGACTCCTTGGAAAGGAATTGTTCGATCCGCCGGAAGTGTCAACTTTGGTCAAACAGGTGTCCATCTCAATTATCAGATGGGTTTGGAAGGAATGGGTGTAGCCAAGAAAGTGACAGACTGGCCGGGCCCAGGGAACGTTTATTATCCCAGATATGAGGAACGTGTGGCATTATCTCTTTACAGACAGTGGTTGCATTACATGAGCAGCAAGTAG
- a CDS encoding C40 family peptidase → MIVFTIFFASTASHDAWAYSTSKANAVISTGKKYMGTPYKFAAKYGQTRTFDCSSFVKTVYAKNGITLPRTSRDQALKGTTISKSSLKKGDLVFFKSANTSSKRITHVAIYAGNGKLLHTYGAGGVRYSDFNNYWQKRYIKAKRVL, encoded by the coding sequence TTGATCGTGTTTACGATCTTTTTTGCTTCGACAGCATCCCATGACGCATGGGCCTATTCAACTTCGAAAGCTAATGCTGTTATTTCTACGGGAAAAAAATATATGGGAACACCGTATAAATTCGCAGCAAAGTATGGTCAAACCCGGACTTTCGATTGTTCCAGTTTTGTAAAAACCGTTTACGCGAAAAATGGTATAACACTTCCGCGTACTTCTAGGGATCAGGCACTCAAGGGGACTACTATTTCTAAGAGCAGCCTGAAAAAAGGAGATCTGGTCTTTTTTAAAAGCGCGAATACTTCATCCAAACGAATTACTCACGTTGCCATTTATGCAGGGAACGGGAAGCTTCTTCACACCTACGGAGCAGGTGGTGTAAGATACAGTGATTTTAATAACTACTGGCAAAAACGCTATATAAAAGCGAAGCGAGTTCTTTAA
- a CDS encoding hydantoinase/oxoprolinase family protein — MSWRIGIDTGGTFTDVVALNDVTGEEIVFKTSSIPDDPSRAFLAGIEGVLAEIGASASDVTMLLHGTTVATNAVLEAKYSRLGLIVTNGYRDMLEVARQNVPGEFGAITWWIKPTRVVPLELVREVEGRLNYRGEELRPLNEQQIRLAAREYRDLGVKAIAVSFLHSYQNPVHEERARDIILEEYPECFVSISADVIREYREYERTLTTCLNTGLMPLLSTYLDRLGDRAQGAGIEAPLYVMKSSGGVATANELIKRPIAASLSGPAAGVIAAAAISGAAGIHDVLTLDMGGTSTDMALIEGGIPRLLTEGKIDIYDIKAPMIDMTTVGAGGGSIAWLSGSKALRVGPQSAGAFPGPVCYGRGGQEPTITDANLVLGRIPPYLLGGSIPLDRQAAYEAIKTKIAEPLGLSVEKAAAGILEIATQNIAAGIRVVSVRRGRDPRNYALFAFGGAGGLMASPVANALDMSRILIPTAPGATAAAGLLYSDVRVDHVITDVQLEDALDVERLNDEFLQLRDRVIQDLGRQGFDRKGIRLQAFLDMRYVGQAFEIRVSLPIPDGSIAGSLASTIKDFHAVHEDQYGYSYENKTLVEIVNIGVTGFGLLAPPRQNSKGSSNLRWSDLLKSTLPMYLNDASGFVDCPVYERPKEPISDSLAGPAVIEQYDTTTVVEPGWVVTVNEFGHLLLTRNAKGGS, encoded by the coding sequence ATGAGTTGGCGCATTGGTATCGACACAGGCGGCACGTTTACAGATGTGGTAGCTCTCAATGATGTGACTGGTGAGGAGATAGTGTTCAAGACATCCAGTATTCCCGATGACCCATCCCGCGCCTTCCTTGCCGGAATCGAAGGTGTTCTGGCTGAAATCGGCGCATCCGCTTCCGATGTTACCATGCTGCTGCACGGAACCACTGTGGCTACGAACGCTGTATTGGAGGCAAAGTACTCTCGCCTCGGGCTCATCGTCACCAATGGATACCGCGATATGCTGGAGGTGGCACGTCAGAACGTACCCGGAGAATTCGGCGCTATCACCTGGTGGATCAAACCTACGCGAGTCGTGCCTCTGGAACTGGTTCGCGAGGTTGAGGGACGTCTCAATTATCGAGGCGAGGAGCTGCGTCCGCTGAATGAACAGCAGATTCGCTTAGCTGCGCGCGAATACCGTGATTTGGGCGTAAAAGCAATCGCCGTGTCCTTCCTCCATTCCTATCAGAATCCGGTCCATGAAGAACGGGCTCGAGATATCATTCTAGAGGAATACCCTGAGTGTTTTGTTTCCATTTCAGCTGATGTCATACGCGAATACCGTGAGTATGAACGGACATTGACCACGTGCTTGAATACCGGCTTAATGCCTCTCCTTTCCACCTATCTTGATCGGCTGGGCGACCGGGCGCAAGGGGCAGGAATAGAAGCCCCGTTATATGTTATGAAATCCAGTGGCGGTGTTGCTACTGCTAACGAGTTGATTAAACGGCCTATTGCTGCTTCCCTGTCGGGGCCAGCGGCGGGCGTCATTGCTGCTGCTGCCATTTCCGGCGCGGCAGGAATACATGATGTGTTAACTCTGGATATGGGTGGGACCAGTACGGATATGGCACTCATTGAAGGCGGAATCCCACGACTGTTAACTGAAGGTAAGATCGATATTTACGATATTAAGGCTCCTATGATCGACATGACTACAGTGGGAGCGGGCGGCGGTTCCATCGCCTGGCTTAGCGGCAGCAAGGCCCTGCGGGTAGGGCCGCAGAGTGCGGGGGCTTTTCCTGGACCTGTGTGCTATGGAAGGGGCGGTCAAGAGCCTACGATTACCGATGCGAACCTGGTGCTTGGGCGGATTCCGCCTTACCTGCTTGGCGGGTCGATTCCACTAGATCGGCAGGCGGCCTATGAAGCAATAAAGACTAAAATTGCTGAGCCTCTGGGCCTTTCGGTTGAGAAAGCGGCCGCAGGCATATTGGAAATCGCTACGCAGAATATTGCTGCCGGGATACGCGTCGTCTCTGTACGCCGCGGCCGGGATCCTCGCAATTACGCGTTGTTTGCCTTTGGCGGCGCAGGCGGTCTCATGGCTTCCCCTGTTGCCAATGCGCTGGACATGAGCAGAATCCTGATCCCAACGGCGCCTGGGGCTACTGCTGCAGCGGGTCTGCTCTATTCGGACGTACGTGTGGACCACGTGATAACCGATGTGCAGCTCGAAGACGCACTTGATGTGGAACGGCTGAACGACGAGTTCCTGCAGCTGCGTGATCGGGTTATACAGGATCTCGGCCGTCAGGGATTTGATCGTAAAGGCATCCGCCTGCAGGCATTCCTGGACATGCGATATGTCGGTCAGGCGTTTGAAATTCGTGTTTCCCTGCCTATCCCGGATGGCTCCATAGCCGGATCGCTTGCCAGTACGATTAAGGATTTCCACGCCGTTCATGAGGATCAGTATGGGTATTCCTACGAAAACAAGACGCTGGTTGAGATTGTAAACATTGGAGTGACCGGGTTTGGGCTGTTGGCACCGCCTCGTCAGAACTCGAAGGGAAGCTCGAATCTCCGTTGGAGTGACCTGCTGAAGTCCACGCTGCCAATGTATCTGAATGATGCCTCGGGGTTCGTGGATTGTCCTGTGTATGAACGTCCCAAGGAACCGATCTCGGATTCGCTGGCCGGGCCTGCGGTGATTGAACAGTACGATACCACAACGGTTGTGGAACCCGGATGGGTAGTTACTGTGAATGAGTTTGGGCACTTGCTCCTCACCCGAAACGCTAAAGGAGGTTCTTAA
- a CDS encoding Crp/Fnr family transcriptional regulator — MQMLHAVQEAFHPRAFGSLPPEVSELVTPRSFTRGSIIIRQGEPARHFFYVHVGHVRATIVRPDGTEKVLAFAEPGQFFADVPFFQHSNHWYTGEAVESTKVSAFSRETMEEIIRIRPDFVFTLMQSMAHKVWMLSNQMMTLTFDPSEVLLARILVEILARKPEGTRSLSMTHQELSALAGISRVMVTRVLNGLRARGMVDLGKGVLFITDMAELERLADFEIG, encoded by the coding sequence ATGCAAATGCTGCATGCCGTTCAAGAAGCGTTTCATCCCCGCGCGTTCGGGTCATTACCGCCCGAAGTCAGTGAACTTGTAACTCCCCGATCTTTCACGCGGGGGAGTATTATCATCCGGCAAGGTGAACCGGCACGGCATTTTTTCTATGTCCATGTCGGCCACGTGAGGGCTACCATCGTGCGCCCGGACGGTACGGAGAAAGTACTCGCCTTTGCGGAGCCCGGGCAGTTTTTTGCGGACGTTCCGTTCTTTCAGCACTCTAACCATTGGTACACGGGAGAAGCTGTGGAGTCCACTAAGGTCAGTGCGTTTTCCAGGGAAACCATGGAGGAGATTATTCGCATCCGTCCGGATTTCGTATTCACATTGATGCAATCGATGGCGCACAAGGTTTGGATGCTGAGCAATCAAATGATGACCCTTACTTTCGACCCTTCCGAGGTTCTGTTGGCCCGGATTTTGGTTGAGATCCTTGCTCGCAAACCCGAGGGTACGCGGTCGCTGTCCATGACCCATCAGGAGCTTTCCGCTTTGGCGGGCATCTCTAGAGTGATGGTGACCCGGGTGCTCAACGGATTGCGCGCTCGTGGAATGGTGGATCTCGGGAAGGGCGTTCTTTTCATCACGGATATGGCGGAGCTGGAGCGACTGGCCGATTTCGAGATTGGGTGA
- a CDS encoding HEAT repeat domain-containing protein gives MNIVYTLTVVSWFCAVMAGLLLVLYIYLVYRKWYLNRIRGKMGRWTNRMQVIDSPIEHFLKDGTLSRLIVPRHPWQLKALEYYLYHRINVSRSPSEISRISRIASEIYSDRYRRSLHSRRMNVRLDTLVFIGLFQLKGFEQEVLRFVDHHGTTDNERWTAIRVLVQLQYLGIVDLLLVQSATSTLKPISDHMYRSVLMAMPEPMLERLIERNPEAPYPLRLQLVDVLRIRNIRSERVLAWFEGLLHDESEEFRIRAMKGLANFGYMTEEAESVFLESSKEWRSYSWPARLMTARLMGEIRNPEFLAVLEQMIGDPAYLVRIEAGLSILKYPNSAARLRQIAAFHPDRYARDAAEEMLEGERHVG, from the coding sequence ATGAATATCGTTTACACCTTAACTGTTGTCAGCTGGTTTTGTGCGGTTATGGCCGGCTTACTACTGGTTCTGTATATTTATCTAGTGTACCGTAAGTGGTACTTAAACCGCATAAGGGGAAAAATGGGCCGCTGGACGAATCGCATGCAGGTTATTGATTCCCCGATCGAGCATTTTTTAAAGGACGGTACGCTATCCCGTCTTATCGTACCACGGCATCCATGGCAGCTTAAAGCCTTGGAATATTATTTATATCACCGGATCAATGTCAGCCGCTCGCCATCCGAGATTTCGCGTATATCCCGTATAGCTTCTGAGATTTATTCGGATCGATACCGTCGATCGCTTCACAGCCGAAGAATGAATGTCCGTTTGGATACGCTTGTTTTTATCGGTCTTTTTCAGTTAAAGGGGTTTGAACAAGAGGTCCTTCGTTTCGTTGACCATCACGGAACCACGGACAATGAGAGATGGACCGCGATTCGTGTTCTGGTCCAGCTTCAATATCTGGGGATCGTCGATTTACTTTTGGTTCAAAGTGCCACAAGTACGTTGAAGCCGATTTCGGACCACATGTATCGGAGTGTATTGATGGCGATGCCGGAACCTATGCTTGAAAGACTGATCGAGAGAAACCCGGAAGCTCCGTACCCGCTGCGGCTGCAATTGGTTGATGTGCTTCGCATCCGCAATATCAGGTCGGAGCGGGTTTTGGCATGGTTTGAAGGGCTTCTGCATGATGAGTCGGAGGAGTTCCGGATTCGGGCCATGAAAGGCTTGGCCAATTTCGGTTATATGACGGAGGAGGCGGAGTCGGTTTTTCTGGAATCCAGTAAGGAATGGAGAAGCTACTCCTGGCCGGCTCGGCTTATGACGGCAAGGCTGATGGGGGAAATTCGCAATCCGGAATTTTTAGCGGTGTTGGAACAAATGATAGGGGATCCTGCTTATTTGGTTCGGATCGAGGCGGGACTTTCCATATTAAAATACCCTAACAGTGCCGCCAGACTCCGGCAGATCGCAGCGTTTCATCCGGATCGTTACGCCCGGGATGCAGCAGAGGAGATGCTGGAGGGGGAGCGTCATGTCGGATAA
- a CDS encoding response regulator — translation MHKYQEVFFQQFDRTIGKWQSEGSAVHESEVYRLLHTIKGSAAIIGLPEWTDKAIILLQQIDEEGGKVLSLPEITQILVPLLHLRAQAAAKSVDLQPPKTTAAETEEAVMDSVSASIPLPSKPLVLLVDDDLALLQLYKEHLEMEDCMVLATLFPDKAVQWFYDFKPDCIVMGVLLLGQSGYQLLNLLQDRSGEMIVPVILMSAQHDKSDRIMAYALGADDFLAKPIDPDEFTVRVMNKIRRKQAIGKYMLLDELTGLYNAPYLRKEWERYSHESLQNGTPLYAAMLDIDHFRDINQRFGHAEGDAFLAQTAAFLKDRLLPDELLIRWEKDRFLLLSKGLRPDQAKQRWNDLIQRFAEHTFEAEGLSVSKSFCLIYEQITVQQGLELHEAHWSDAMKQAKLRGPGTVLEADAELEKGPEVWRIAILDDDPIIRNMLHRRLRDLELDGKALDIRTFGDGSVFFEDEWHRQTAQYLVILDRMMPKINGLEVLARLRAGYPADRYRIIMLTGVGEEEEIAKAMRLGIDDYVVKPFRLQELEARLLRILQGKRV, via the coding sequence ATGCACAAATACCAGGAAGTCTTTTTTCAGCAGTTCGACCGAACCATTGGCAAATGGCAGTCGGAAGGATCCGCAGTCCATGAATCCGAGGTGTATCGGCTGCTGCATACCATCAAAGGCAGTGCGGCTATCATAGGTTTACCGGAATGGACCGATAAAGCCATCATACTGCTCCAGCAGATTGATGAGGAAGGCGGCAAAGTCTTGTCCCTTCCGGAGATCACCCAGATCCTTGTCCCTCTGCTTCATCTAAGGGCTCAAGCCGCGGCAAAGTCGGTGGATCTACAGCCGCCAAAGACCACAGCAGCGGAGACTGAAGAAGCTGTTATGGATTCCGTGTCCGCGTCCATTCCCTTGCCATCCAAACCTTTAGTTCTGCTTGTCGATGACGATCTGGCGCTTTTGCAGCTTTATAAAGAACATTTGGAAATGGAAGACTGCATGGTTCTGGCTACCCTCTTTCCCGACAAAGCTGTTCAGTGGTTTTATGACTTTAAGCCGGATTGTATCGTAATGGGAGTCCTGCTATTGGGACAAAGCGGCTATCAATTATTAAACTTGCTGCAGGACAGATCCGGAGAAATGATCGTGCCTGTCATCTTAATGAGTGCACAGCACGATAAGAGTGACCGCATCATGGCCTATGCTCTCGGAGCGGATGATTTTCTGGCCAAACCCATTGATCCGGATGAATTCACCGTCCGTGTGATGAATAAAATCCGCCGCAAGCAAGCCATCGGCAAATATATGCTGTTGGATGAATTAACCGGCTTGTATAATGCCCCCTACCTCCGAAAGGAATGGGAGCGTTACAGCCATGAAAGTTTGCAGAACGGCACTCCGCTTTATGCAGCCATGCTGGATATCGATCATTTCAGAGACATCAATCAACGGTTCGGGCATGCTGAAGGAGATGCTTTTTTAGCTCAAACCGCCGCATTCCTTAAAGACCGGCTGCTCCCTGACGAGCTTCTCATCCGGTGGGAGAAGGATCGGTTTTTGCTGTTATCCAAAGGCTTGAGGCCGGATCAAGCAAAGCAACGATGGAATGATTTGATTCAACGCTTCGCTGAACATACGTTTGAAGCGGAAGGATTATCAGTTAGCAAGAGCTTCTGTTTGATTTATGAACAAATCACGGTACAGCAGGGGCTGGAGCTTCATGAGGCTCATTGGTCCGACGCGATGAAGCAAGCCAAGCTGCGGGGGCCGGGGACCGTGCTTGAGGCCGACGCAGAGCTGGAAAAAGGACCGGAGGTATGGCGCATCGCCATTCTGGATGACGATCCCATCATTCGCAATATGCTGCACCGGAGATTAAGGGATCTGGAGCTGGACGGCAAGGCGCTCGATATCCGTACTTTCGGTGACGGATCTGTTTTTTTTGAGGACGAGTGGCACCGACAGACAGCCCAATATTTAGTCATTCTGGATCGAATGATGCCCAAGATTAACGGATTAGAGGTGCTTGCACGTTTACGGGCAGGTTATCCGGCAGACCGTTACCGGATCATCATGCTGACCGGAGTAGGAGAAGAAGAGGAAATCGCCAAAGCAATGCGGTTAGGAATCGACGACTACGTGGTCAAGCCGTTCCGGCTGCAGGAGCTTGAGGCGCGACTACTGCGGATTCTTCAGGGGAAGAGAGTATGA
- a CDS encoding creatininase family protein has translation MSFVELKYLTSSEARAVTQDRGAVGLIPIGAFEQHGPHLPLATDSALAEVLAADVAARCSEPILVTPTIMASLSEHHVDFPGTVTLDPETLGAEIQAYITALGRMGLNRICLLSFHGGNFRFLSEYVDGCSSKWPGIQVAAYADFGRFLNVMFQAGVSAGLQLASTDSHAGAIETSLALHVMGEHHVRAFEAVTGYTAGEAGWLETMQAKGVQAISASGVFGTPAGASSAAGKVILDALSEEVAVWLKDTFKLGEFT, from the coding sequence ATGAGCTTTGTCGAACTGAAATATTTGACGTCGTCCGAAGCCAGGGCGGTCACGCAGGACCGCGGCGCGGTCGGTCTGATCCCCATCGGTGCGTTCGAACAGCATGGGCCTCATTTACCTCTGGCGACCGATTCTGCATTGGCTGAAGTGTTGGCTGCCGATGTCGCGGCAAGGTGCAGCGAGCCCATCCTTGTAACGCCTACGATCATGGCAAGCCTATCGGAGCACCACGTGGATTTTCCCGGCACAGTGACCCTTGATCCCGAAACACTCGGGGCCGAGATTCAGGCTTACATCACGGCATTGGGGCGTATGGGGCTGAACCGCATTTGTCTGCTCAGTTTCCATGGCGGGAATTTCCGTTTCCTCAGCGAATACGTGGACGGATGTAGCAGTAAATGGCCCGGAATACAGGTGGCAGCTTATGCCGATTTCGGGCGCTTCCTGAATGTTATGTTTCAAGCCGGGGTGTCGGCTGGGCTCCAGCTTGCATCTACGGACAGTCATGCCGGCGCGATTGAGACGAGTCTGGCGCTTCACGTCATGGGAGAGCACCATGTTCGCGCGTTTGAAGCCGTCACGGGCTATACGGCGGGAGAAGCTGGATGGTTGGAAACCATGCAGGCCAAGGGGGTGCAAGCCATTAGCGCCAGCGGCGTCTTCGGGACGCCGGCCGGCGCAAGCTCCGCTGCAGGCAAAGTCATCTTGGATGCTTTGTCTGAAGAGGTCGCGGTTTGGCTTAAGGATACCTTCAAGCTGGGAGAGTTCACTTAA